The following proteins are co-located in the Pseudarthrobacter siccitolerans genome:
- a CDS encoding ABC transporter ATP-binding protein, translating to MAMISELPDGVAGREPGGGITARAVTRSFGAVRAVEHMDFHAPAGKVTALIGPNGAGKTTLLLMLASLLAPDEGSISVGGLDPRRDRAAVRRRLGWMPDTLGVWESLTAREVLTQMARFYRLPAQGIGQRVAELLERVRLDDLADQPARVLSRGQQQRLSLARALIHDPSVLLLDEPASGLDPGSRVELRLMLRQLAAEGKAVVVSSHVLSELDEIADGAVFVNRGRTVRQQTTEQAAAAGRRYAVTASDMAALAAKLTGLGLAFRLEDGRRPAVSLMLGDDSDAERLLRELVMAGVGVNSFAPATGALEETYMSLEGEQE from the coding sequence ATGGCAATGATTTCTGAGTTACCGGACGGTGTGGCCGGGCGGGAGCCCGGCGGCGGCATCACGGCCCGGGCGGTGACCCGCAGCTTCGGCGCGGTGCGCGCCGTTGAGCATATGGACTTCCACGCACCGGCGGGCAAAGTGACAGCCCTGATCGGCCCGAACGGGGCCGGCAAAACAACGCTGCTGCTGATGCTGGCTTCGTTGCTGGCACCGGACGAGGGCAGCATCAGTGTGGGCGGTCTCGATCCGCGCCGGGACCGGGCGGCAGTGCGCCGCCGGCTGGGCTGGATGCCGGACACCCTGGGAGTGTGGGAGTCGCTGACGGCACGGGAAGTCCTCACCCAGATGGCCCGCTTCTACCGGCTTCCCGCCCAGGGCATCGGGCAGCGCGTTGCGGAGCTGCTTGAACGGGTCCGGCTGGACGACCTTGCCGACCAGCCGGCGCGGGTGCTCTCGCGCGGGCAGCAGCAGCGGCTTAGCCTTGCGCGGGCCCTCATCCACGACCCTTCCGTCCTTTTGCTCGACGAGCCGGCATCGGGCCTGGACCCCGGCTCCCGGGTGGAGCTTCGGCTGATGCTGCGGCAATTGGCGGCCGAGGGCAAGGCAGTGGTGGTTTCGTCCCACGTGCTCAGCGAACTTGATGAAATTGCCGACGGCGCGGTGTTCGTCAACAGGGGCCGTACCGTCAGGCAGCAGACCACTGAGCAGGCTGCCGCCGCCGGGCGGAGGTATGCCGTTACCGCTTCGGACATGGCGGCACTCGCTGCCAAACTCACCGGACTTGGCCTGGCGTTCCGCCTCGAGGACGGACGCCGTCCGGCTGTCAGCCTGATGCTCGGCGACGACAGCGATGCCGAACGGCTGCTGCGTGAGCTGGTGATGGCCGGCGTCGGGGTTAATTCCTTTGCCCCTGCAACAGGCGCCCTTGAAGAGACGTACATGAGCCTCGAAGGGGAGCAGGAATGA
- a CDS encoding ABC transporter permease produces MSHVTENRQDRAGRTTGGYLPGIRDVVVLELKQRLRSRGWYIMLAIWFVLTGLVTWLTWASWNASQEAQRAYSGYVAPPETGPGSMIFEVVLAFVLLFALLVAPALSANAVNGDRAGGTLAILQVTLLQPGQILWGKFVAAWAAALAFLVASTPFLVIGVALGGMTPGHVLVALLMLALEVGVVCAVGVGISALAGRPLFSIVVTYLAVAALAVGTLIAFGLGTGLTQGTIMANQPQYRAYEQLSSGPAEPQYTCSGPLQEQRVMRTERVAWLLAMNPYVVVADAIPYPDRAGQQGFRSVGAIESISQGARYALAGPEGTYPCANGEVKPQYLAQSTPMWPLGLGLQLLVAALLMWLGWRALRTPAHRLARGTRIA; encoded by the coding sequence ATGAGCCACGTGACAGAGAACCGGCAAGACAGAGCCGGCAGGACAACTGGCGGCTACCTGCCCGGTATCCGGGACGTGGTGGTGCTTGAGCTCAAGCAGCGGCTGCGGTCCCGTGGCTGGTACATCATGCTGGCCATCTGGTTTGTCCTGACGGGCCTGGTGACCTGGCTGACGTGGGCCAGCTGGAATGCTTCCCAGGAGGCGCAGCGCGCCTATTCCGGTTACGTGGCGCCTCCGGAGACCGGGCCGGGGTCCATGATCTTTGAGGTGGTCCTGGCCTTTGTCCTGCTCTTTGCCTTGCTGGTTGCCCCGGCGCTGTCCGCAAACGCCGTCAACGGTGACCGGGCCGGCGGCACGCTGGCCATCCTCCAGGTAACGCTGCTGCAGCCCGGCCAGATCCTGTGGGGCAAATTCGTTGCGGCCTGGGCGGCGGCCCTGGCCTTCCTGGTGGCCAGCACGCCGTTCCTGGTGATCGGCGTGGCACTGGGCGGCATGACCCCGGGGCACGTGCTGGTGGCGTTGCTGATGCTTGCGCTTGAGGTGGGGGTTGTCTGCGCCGTCGGTGTTGGCATTTCCGCGCTCGCCGGGCGGCCGCTGTTCTCGATAGTGGTCACGTACCTGGCCGTGGCTGCGCTTGCGGTGGGCACCCTGATCGCCTTTGGGCTGGGAACCGGGCTTACCCAGGGCACCATCATGGCAAACCAGCCGCAATACCGCGCGTATGAGCAGCTCAGCAGCGGGCCGGCGGAGCCGCAGTACACGTGTTCTGGACCGCTGCAGGAGCAGAGGGTGATGCGGACCGAACGGGTTGCCTGGCTGCTGGCCATGAACCCTTACGTCGTGGTCGCTGACGCGATCCCCTACCCCGACCGGGCCGGCCAACAGGGGTTCCGCTCTGTAGGAGCAATTGAAAGTATCAGTCAGGGAGCGCGCTACGCACTTGCCGGTCCTGAAGGTACTTATCCGTGTGCCAACGGGGAGGTCAAGCCGCAGTATCTGGCGCAGTCAACACCGATGTGGCCGCTGGGGCTGGGCCTGCAGCTTTTGGTGGCGGCGCTCCTCATGTGGCTGGGTTGGCGGGCCCTCCGCACCCCCGCCCACAGACTGGCGCGCGGAACCCGCATAGCCTAG
- a CDS encoding GNAT family N-acetyltransferase: MPPREIMPLLTERLVLRLIRGSDEAAIHSYRSNPAATRYLSHEPLSVDANRERLTELLALAEASTGTWFNYCWAITLRQSGNVIGDARTWNSAAVSGPGVLAPGKHPAGHAALAYVLHPDYHHHGYAREAAAALVTWLFTQCGINTVAAAVYEPNTPSLRLLRSLGFQSDPVLPADGERAGKGLPLLTFRLNRPNLSP; this comes from the coding sequence ATGCCTCCGCGCGAGATCATGCCGCTGCTCACCGAGCGGCTTGTCCTGCGGCTGATCAGGGGCTCGGACGAGGCCGCCATCCACAGCTACCGGAGCAATCCCGCTGCCACCCGGTACCTCTCCCACGAACCACTCTCCGTTGATGCCAACAGGGAAAGGCTGACGGAGCTCCTGGCCCTGGCCGAAGCATCCACCGGCACCTGGTTCAACTACTGCTGGGCCATCACCCTGCGGCAATCGGGAAACGTCATCGGGGATGCGCGCACCTGGAACAGCGCAGCGGTCTCAGGTCCGGGGGTACTCGCCCCCGGAAAACATCCCGCCGGACATGCTGCCCTGGCCTATGTCCTGCACCCCGATTACCACCACCACGGTTACGCACGTGAAGCTGCCGCTGCCCTGGTGACGTGGCTCTTCACGCAGTGCGGGATCAACACGGTTGCAGCGGCAGTCTATGAACCGAACACTCCGTCCCTCCGGCTTCTCCGGAGTCTCGGGTTCCAGAGTGACCCGGTTCTCCCCGCAGACGGGGAACGAGCGGGCAAAGGCCTCCCCTTGCTGACGTTTCGGCTAAACCGTCCGAACTTATCGCCCTGA
- the recR gene encoding recombination mediator RecR, producing MYEGAVQELIDELGRLPGVGPKSAQRLAFHILEADPQDMKRLVEAITTVKERVKFCTVCGNVTEQELCNICRDPRRDPAVICVVEESKDVLAVERTRSFRGRYHVLGGAINPIAGIGPEQLRIRELLTRLNDGAIQEVIIATDPNLEGEATATYLARMLKTIGIAVTRLASGLPVGGDLEYADEVTLGRAFEGRRNALT from the coding sequence GTGTACGAAGGTGCTGTCCAGGAGCTGATTGACGAGCTCGGACGCCTTCCCGGCGTGGGCCCCAAATCCGCACAGCGGCTGGCGTTCCACATCCTTGAAGCGGACCCGCAGGACATGAAGCGGCTGGTGGAAGCCATCACCACCGTGAAGGAACGGGTCAAATTCTGCACCGTCTGCGGCAACGTCACGGAGCAGGAACTCTGCAACATCTGCCGTGACCCCCGGCGTGATCCCGCAGTGATCTGCGTGGTGGAGGAATCCAAGGATGTTCTCGCGGTGGAGCGCACCCGGTCGTTCCGGGGCCGGTACCACGTACTGGGCGGAGCCATTAACCCGATCGCCGGCATCGGTCCGGAGCAGCTGCGGATCCGCGAGCTCCTGACCCGGCTGAACGACGGCGCCATCCAGGAAGTGATCATCGCCACCGATCCCAACCTGGAGGGAGAGGCAACGGCTACCTACCTTGCCAGGATGTTGAAGACCATCGGGATCGCCGTGACCCGGCTCGCGTCCGGACTTCCGGTTGGCGGCGATCTGGAGTATGCGGACGAGGTCACGCTGGGGCGGGCCTTCGAGGGCCGCCGCAACGCCCTCACCTGA
- a CDS encoding DNA polymerase III subunit gamma and tau has product MTVTTALYRRYRPDSFADVIGQEHVTEPLMTALRKNRVNHAYLFSGPRGCGKTTSARILARCLNCAKGPTDTPCGTCPSCVELARGGSGSLDVIEIDAASHGGVDDARDLRERATYAPVRDRYKIFIIDEAHMVTSAGFNALLKIVEEPPEHIKFIFATTEPDKVIGTIRSRTHHYPFRLVPPEPLMAYLELLCNQENVPVAPGVLSLVIRAGGGSVRDSLSVLDQLMAGAGPNGLDYELAVALLGYTHASLLDDVVEAVAASDAATVFRAVDRVIQTGHDPRRFVEDLLERFRDLIIVQAMPESAQTILRGMPADQIARLKNQAHNLGGAELSRAADVTNTALTEMTGATSPRLHLELLCARILLPSSEQNERGMAARIDRVERRLNYAGNDVGTPAAVVAGHQPAPAGQDAAGGNAAPAPASGDVSPPASGPGSVRAEPARTVPAASAPAEPAVSGPARHEPAAAAAPETTPAAGSAPTDDGTRAPLTPPRVSTSDWPVEAPAGTRPAPAGARPNAEPAPAAVSNSAVPPTADPGTAAPAGGQTQGARSTGTTQAAGPDARNAPDVLPEPTPTAHSDSRTAPAGPAQPGTAPAGPAASVPGAPPAAMGDVEVLRRAWPDVLQTLTRIKRSTWALVEPNAQVSAFDGHTLTLSFTTSGLAGAFGRADHSENLRQAIHKTMGIDCQITAVAGGDRASSEPNPKAPASRPAPATSADVAWGLAPAPSSPPAEAATTSPASSGTGQGSTPGSVEADAPAGRTAAPAAGLPQGGKVQRASAAGEFPAQPEPVNRPSQAQPAPAPAPVPSAQLDSAEPTAAPPAAPSPQAAAASSAVPPARAAAAPPAAPSAQVPSAQVSSAQADPYSTAGDYSYSDDDWGPPRDEDAPPLDEEPPMDWDPSGRPEARTARAGGTGGASERSGEDPGAAGPAAASAAGDLPGTRPGTRANSGTPASTGPLSAKPAPAGDTSHDPWTRAVEQAPGVWVIGEDSNLGKAPAASLPDKEPAAAAPTHHYEPAVAQIPPSIPVTGAAAAVDAEWGLAAPAPSTAQAARQRMEPVPSVPGSMNMATPGSAPSSPDRSNPGLSSPGPSGSAPEPSREFAMASAAPATAPVPAARPAPAAALAPAVPVASPAPVVSPAPTGTRQSLYQRLSNSPEAEAGRAKAPARAIPASATYVQDIPSPDDETIEASGVFGRAAVERILGGKLIEERSLDGSPVPPRY; this is encoded by the coding sequence GTGACAGTTACTACCGCCCTCTACCGCAGATACCGTCCAGACTCGTTCGCTGACGTTATCGGGCAGGAGCATGTCACCGAGCCGCTGATGACGGCTTTGCGGAAAAACCGCGTTAACCATGCTTACCTGTTTTCCGGCCCCAGGGGCTGCGGAAAAACCACTTCAGCACGAATTCTGGCGCGCTGCCTGAACTGCGCCAAGGGCCCCACGGATACCCCTTGCGGCACCTGCCCCAGCTGCGTTGAGCTCGCCCGCGGCGGGTCCGGTTCGCTGGACGTCATCGAGATCGACGCCGCCAGCCATGGTGGCGTGGACGACGCGCGGGACCTGCGCGAGCGGGCCACTTACGCTCCCGTGCGGGACCGCTACAAGATTTTCATCATCGACGAAGCCCACATGGTGACGTCCGCCGGATTCAACGCCCTGCTGAAGATCGTCGAAGAACCACCGGAACACATCAAGTTCATCTTCGCCACCACTGAGCCGGACAAGGTCATCGGCACCATCCGCTCCCGGACGCACCACTATCCCTTCCGGTTGGTGCCGCCCGAGCCGCTGATGGCCTACCTGGAACTTCTGTGCAACCAGGAGAATGTCCCGGTGGCGCCCGGAGTACTGTCGCTGGTGATCCGTGCCGGCGGCGGTTCTGTCCGTGATTCTCTTTCTGTCCTGGACCAGCTGATGGCGGGTGCCGGGCCCAACGGCCTGGACTACGAACTTGCCGTTGCGCTCCTCGGCTACACTCACGCTTCGTTGCTGGATGACGTCGTGGAGGCGGTTGCCGCATCGGACGCTGCCACCGTTTTCCGCGCCGTGGACCGGGTCATCCAGACCGGCCATGATCCGCGCCGGTTCGTCGAGGACCTGCTGGAACGCTTCCGCGACCTCATCATTGTCCAGGCCATGCCCGAAAGCGCGCAGACCATCCTCCGCGGCATGCCTGCCGACCAGATCGCGCGCCTGAAGAACCAGGCCCACAACCTTGGCGGCGCCGAGTTGTCCCGCGCCGCAGACGTCACCAATACGGCATTGACCGAAATGACTGGCGCTACCTCCCCCCGGCTGCACCTGGAGCTCCTGTGTGCCCGGATACTGCTGCCCAGTTCAGAGCAGAACGAGCGCGGCATGGCAGCGCGGATTGACCGCGTGGAACGCCGGCTCAATTACGCCGGAAACGACGTCGGTACTCCCGCCGCCGTGGTGGCGGGGCACCAGCCTGCACCGGCAGGTCAGGACGCCGCTGGTGGGAATGCCGCACCGGCCCCAGCATCGGGCGACGTGTCTCCCCCTGCATCCGGCCCCGGCTCCGTCCGGGCGGAGCCGGCACGAACGGTACCCGCAGCCTCCGCGCCTGCCGAACCTGCTGTATCCGGTCCTGCACGGCACGAGCCTGCTGCTGCAGCAGCCCCGGAAACCACGCCTGCCGCCGGTTCCGCTCCCACGGACGACGGAACCCGCGCTCCCCTGACACCGCCCCGTGTTAGCACCAGCGACTGGCCCGTTGAGGCTCCGGCAGGGACCCGCCCCGCCCCGGCTGGTGCGCGCCCAAACGCGGAGCCTGCCCCCGCCGCAGTGTCCAACAGCGCAGTTCCCCCTACAGCAGACCCCGGAACCGCAGCTCCTGCAGGGGGCCAAACTCAGGGGGCACGGTCAACCGGCACTACGCAGGCTGCAGGACCCGATGCCCGGAACGCTCCTGACGTGCTGCCGGAGCCCACCCCAACTGCGCACTCTGATTCCCGAACAGCTCCCGCTGGGCCTGCTCAACCCGGGACGGCGCCTGCGGGTCCGGCTGCCTCCGTTCCCGGCGCTCCGCCGGCAGCTATGGGCGACGTCGAAGTGCTGCGCCGCGCGTGGCCGGACGTCCTGCAGACACTGACGAGGATCAAGCGCAGCACCTGGGCACTCGTTGAGCCCAATGCCCAAGTGAGCGCCTTCGACGGACACACACTTACTCTTTCGTTCACCACGTCCGGACTCGCGGGCGCCTTCGGCCGGGCAGACCATTCGGAAAACCTGCGGCAGGCAATCCACAAGACTATGGGTATCGACTGCCAGATCACCGCGGTGGCCGGCGGCGACCGGGCGAGCTCTGAACCAAACCCAAAAGCACCCGCTAGCCGGCCCGCCCCGGCAACGTCAGCTGACGTTGCCTGGGGACTGGCCCCCGCGCCGTCGTCCCCGCCAGCCGAGGCGGCCACAACATCCCCCGCGTCGTCGGGGACAGGCCAGGGGTCGACTCCGGGAAGCGTTGAGGCCGACGCCCCCGCCGGGCGTACTGCCGCGCCAGCAGCCGGACTACCCCAAGGGGGCAAGGTCCAGCGTGCCTCTGCCGCCGGTGAGTTCCCGGCTCAGCCTGAACCAGTCAACCGCCCTTCCCAGGCTCAACCGGCCCCTGCCCCTGCCCCGGTCCCGTCGGCTCAGCTTGATTCGGCTGAACCGACAGCAGCCCCTCCCGCCGCCCCTTCGCCCCAGGCTGCGGCGGCCTCTTCTGCCGTCCCGCCAGCACGCGCTGCGGCAGCCCCTCCCGCCGCCCCTTCGGCCCAGGTTCCTTCGGCCCAGGTCTCTTCGGCTCAGGCCGATCCTTACAGCACTGCCGGTGACTACTCGTACTCGGATGACGACTGGGGTCCGCCCCGGGACGAAGACGCTCCCCCGCTGGATGAAGAGCCTCCCATGGACTGGGACCCTTCGGGGCGTCCGGAAGCACGTACCGCCAGGGCTGGCGGGACTGGCGGGGCCAGCGAGCGCAGCGGCGAAGACCCCGGGGCAGCCGGTCCAGCTGCCGCCTCAGCCGCTGGAGACCTGCCGGGTACCCGGCCCGGAACCCGGGCAAACAGCGGGACCCCGGCAAGCACCGGACCCTTGTCCGCCAAGCCTGCACCTGCCGGAGATACATCGCACGACCCTTGGACCCGTGCTGTAGAGCAGGCGCCGGGCGTCTGGGTGATCGGTGAGGACAGCAACCTGGGCAAAGCGCCGGCTGCCAGCCTTCCGGACAAGGAACCTGCTGCCGCCGCTCCAACCCACCACTACGAGCCGGCTGTTGCGCAGATTCCCCCGTCGATACCGGTCACCGGCGCGGCCGCCGCTGTAGACGCCGAGTGGGGCCTGGCAGCACCTGCACCTTCGACGGCCCAGGCGGCACGCCAGCGCATGGAACCCGTGCCCTCCGTTCCTGGCAGCATGAATATGGCTACCCCCGGTTCAGCTCCCTCCAGCCCGGATCGCTCAAACCCAGGCCTCTCAAGCCCAGGTCCTTCCGGATCTGCGCCGGAACCGTCTCGGGAGTTCGCCATGGCCTCAGCCGCTCCCGCCACCGCGCCGGTTCCGGCGGCGCGGCCGGCTCCCGCTGCCGCGCTAGCGCCGGCTGTACCCGTGGCCTCGCCTGCTCCGGTGGTGTCCCCTGCCCCAACAGGCACACGGCAGAGCCTTTACCAGCGTCTGTCCAACAGCCCCGAGGCCGAGGCAGGCCGGGCAAAAGCCCCGGCGCGGGCCATCCCGGCCTCAGCCACCTACGTCCAGGACATCCCGAGCCCCGACGATGAGACCATTGAGGCATCCGGTGTCTTCGGCCGTGCCGCGGTGGAACGTATCCTCGGCGGAAAGCTGATCGAGGAACGTTCCCTCGACGGCAGCCCCGTGCCGCCGCGCTACTGA
- a CDS encoding oxygenase MpaB family protein translates to MHSFLRKWQDELKKTFTGTADSAPDWVTKLAEGDDPGYHLPGSAVWAVHGSMSPIVAGIRTLLMQSLHPGALAGVHEHSNFREDPLARLASTIRWIFTVTYGSKSAAAEASRRVQRLHEPVQGSFVDNQGAPRNYSANDPELASWIHIAFTDAFLTAHKLWGGPIPGGPDAYVREWAQAGMLMGVEDPPLTEAAMRAQLDRWYQNGELRVDRQVEETVEFIRKPPLNPMLRPGYRVLFAGAVYSLEPKYRQMLGLSVPRLGAFPLPVKLSTKVVLGVVRLALGQRGPSELAARERLRRLGLEEVEARR, encoded by the coding sequence ATGCACAGCTTCCTTCGGAAATGGCAGGACGAACTCAAGAAGACGTTTACCGGCACGGCCGATTCGGCCCCTGACTGGGTGACGAAGCTGGCGGAAGGGGACGACCCCGGCTACCACCTCCCGGGCTCAGCAGTGTGGGCTGTCCACGGCTCCATGTCTCCGATAGTGGCCGGCATCCGGACACTGCTGATGCAGTCCCTTCACCCGGGCGCCCTTGCCGGAGTGCACGAGCACTCCAACTTCCGCGAGGACCCCCTCGCCCGCCTGGCATCGACCATCCGCTGGATCTTCACCGTGACCTACGGGTCCAAGTCCGCCGCCGCGGAAGCTTCCCGGCGCGTGCAGCGCCTCCACGAGCCGGTACAGGGCAGCTTCGTGGATAATCAGGGAGCACCCCGCAACTACAGTGCCAATGACCCCGAACTGGCCAGCTGGATCCACATAGCGTTTACGGACGCGTTCCTCACAGCGCACAAATTATGGGGCGGGCCCATCCCCGGCGGGCCCGATGCCTACGTTCGTGAATGGGCGCAAGCCGGGATGCTGATGGGCGTCGAGGATCCGCCACTTACCGAAGCCGCCATGCGGGCCCAACTCGACCGGTGGTACCAGAACGGTGAGCTGCGCGTGGACCGCCAAGTGGAAGAGACTGTGGAATTCATCCGGAAGCCACCGCTCAATCCCATGCTTCGGCCCGGATACCGTGTTCTGTTCGCCGGAGCGGTCTACAGCCTGGAGCCCAAATACCGTCAAATGCTCGGCCTTTCCGTGCCACGGCTGGGCGCATTCCCGCTCCCGGTGAAGCTGTCCACCAAAGTGGTGCTCGGCGTCGTCCGCCTTGCTTTGGGCCAGCGCGGCCCCAGTGAACTGGCAGCCAGGGAACGACTCCGCCGGCTGGGCCTTGAGGAGGTCGAAGCGCGGCGTTAA
- a CDS encoding phosphodiesterase, whose product MEHIEAEHPRPRHFLLHLSDPHLLGGPDPLYGVVDSEQRLLQLFEEVKASGARPEAVIFTGDLADKGDPEAYVKLRAIVEPACQDLGAEVIWAMGNHDNRANLRKGLLDQPGNDDPLDHSYFINGLRVITLDTSVPGFHHGELDDSQLDWLAQELETPAPDGTILALHHPPVPSVLDLSVLVELRDQASLAAVVRDSDVRTILAGHLHYSTTASFAGVPVSVASASCYTQDLNVPVGGTRGQDSGQSFNLVHVYEHTIVHSVVPLGSSTTVGEYVPPEETERRLAAAGIRIPETAKQRNSVKHGLPTSR is encoded by the coding sequence ATGGAGCACATCGAGGCCGAGCATCCCCGGCCACGCCACTTCCTACTCCACCTGAGCGATCCCCACTTGTTGGGAGGTCCGGATCCCCTCTACGGCGTCGTAGACAGCGAACAGCGGCTCCTGCAGCTCTTCGAAGAGGTCAAAGCATCCGGCGCGAGGCCGGAAGCGGTCATCTTCACCGGAGACCTCGCGGACAAGGGCGATCCGGAAGCCTATGTAAAGCTCCGGGCCATCGTTGAGCCTGCCTGCCAGGACCTGGGTGCGGAGGTCATCTGGGCCATGGGAAACCACGACAACCGGGCGAACCTCCGGAAGGGCCTGCTGGACCAGCCCGGCAACGACGACCCCCTGGACCACAGCTACTTCATCAACGGCCTGCGCGTCATCACCCTGGACACGTCAGTCCCGGGCTTCCACCATGGCGAACTTGATGACTCCCAGCTCGACTGGCTGGCGCAGGAACTGGAGACCCCGGCCCCTGACGGCACCATCCTGGCGCTCCACCACCCGCCTGTCCCCTCCGTGCTGGACCTTTCGGTCCTGGTGGAGCTGCGCGACCAGGCATCCCTGGCAGCGGTGGTCCGGGACTCGGACGTCCGCACCATCCTGGCCGGCCACCTGCACTACTCCACCACGGCGAGCTTTGCCGGAGTCCCCGTCTCCGTCGCCTCCGCCAGTTGCTACACCCAGGACCTGAACGTTCCTGTGGGTGGTACCCGGGGGCAGGACAGCGGACAGTCTTTCAACCTGGTGCACGTTTATGAGCACACCATCGTGCACTCGGTGGTCCCGCTGGGAAGTTCGACGACGGTAGGCGAGTATGTCCCGCCGGAAGAGACAGAGCGCCGGCTGGCTGCCGCAGGAATACGGATCCCGGAAACGGCGAAGCAGCGGAACAGCGTGAAGCACGGCCTGCCCACAAGCCGCTAG
- a CDS encoding stealth family protein, producing MVEDLLFLRNVLVNSGIAYLLVRGNNDRPVIALDWKDRKKLRAALVEACRDEPFYSMTVDAKKKTSVLVADGELSSNRQARIFRLYRPRVEPVGGFEFGASAGVQIELWAFEGEQLILPIENSLTRRTLLRQDAVRGTVERYGHTWPTIENMFADHASDISFDIDLVFSWVDGSSPEYIAARRSQQQGVVLGEGDDHEARFRQIDELKYALRSVYMFAPWIRRIFIATDSPAPAWLADHPAVTIVRSEEFFSDPAVLPTHNSQAVECQLHHIDGLSEHFLYSNDDMFFGRPVGPDMFFTPGGITKFIEAETRIGLGENAAERSGFENAARVNRKLLWNRFGRITTRHLEHTAAPLRRSLVAQMEQEFPEEFRKTAASRFRAADNISVTNSFYHYYALLTGRAVTQTAAKVRYVDTTMRAGLNYLPKLRSKRNMDFFCLNDGSFPEVAADERAELVTDFLEKYFPIKAPWEN from the coding sequence ATGGTCGAGGACCTGCTGTTCCTGCGCAATGTCCTGGTCAATTCCGGAATCGCCTACCTCCTGGTCCGCGGCAACAACGACCGGCCCGTCATCGCCCTGGACTGGAAGGACCGGAAGAAGCTCCGGGCTGCCCTGGTGGAGGCCTGCCGGGATGAGCCGTTCTACTCCATGACGGTGGATGCGAAGAAGAAGACTTCCGTGCTGGTGGCCGACGGAGAGCTTTCCTCCAACCGGCAGGCGCGCATCTTCCGGCTGTACCGTCCCCGGGTTGAACCTGTCGGTGGTTTCGAGTTCGGGGCCTCAGCGGGCGTGCAGATCGAGCTATGGGCCTTCGAAGGCGAGCAGCTGATCCTGCCCATCGAGAACTCACTGACCCGCCGGACCCTCCTGCGGCAGGACGCCGTCCGGGGCACCGTGGAACGCTACGGCCACACCTGGCCCACCATCGAGAACATGTTCGCCGACCATGCCAGCGACATCAGCTTCGACATCGACCTGGTGTTTTCCTGGGTGGACGGCAGCTCCCCCGAGTACATTGCAGCCCGGCGCTCGCAGCAGCAGGGTGTGGTCCTGGGTGAAGGCGACGACCACGAAGCCCGGTTCCGCCAGATCGACGAACTCAAGTACGCCCTCCGGTCCGTTTACATGTTCGCGCCGTGGATCCGCCGCATCTTCATCGCCACGGACTCCCCCGCGCCTGCCTGGCTGGCGGACCACCCGGCTGTCACCATTGTCCGGAGTGAAGAGTTCTTCTCGGATCCGGCCGTGCTGCCCACCCACAACTCGCAGGCGGTGGAGTGCCAGCTGCACCACATCGATGGGCTCTCTGAACACTTCCTGTACTCAAACGATGACATGTTCTTTGGCCGCCCCGTGGGCCCGGACATGTTCTTCACCCCGGGCGGCATCACCAAGTTCATCGAGGCGGAAACCCGGATCGGGCTGGGCGAGAACGCCGCCGAGCGCAGCGGCTTTGAGAACGCGGCACGCGTCAACCGGAAACTGCTGTGGAACCGGTTCGGCCGCATCACCACCCGCCACCTGGAGCACACGGCGGCACCTCTGCGGCGCAGCCTGGTGGCCCAAATGGAGCAGGAGTTCCCCGAAGAGTTCCGGAAGACGGCCGCCAGCCGGTTCCGTGCGGCGGACAACATCTCCGTCACCAACTCGTTCTACCACTACTACGCGCTGCTCACGGGCCGCGCGGTCACCCAGACGGCAGCCAAGGTCCGGTACGTGGACACCACCATGCGGGCGGGGCTGAACTACCTGCCCAAACTGCGGTCCAAACGGAACATGGACTTCTTCTGCCTGAACGACGGCAGCTTCCCCGAAGTCGCAGCGGACGAGCGGGCCGAGCTGGTCACTGACTTCCTGGAAAAGTACTTCCCCATCAAGGCACCCTGGGAGAACTAG
- a CDS encoding type II toxin-antitoxin system VapB family antitoxin, which yields MIFKAVGEGRPYPDHGYNTPKEWAALPPRPVRLDELVTTKRTLDLEALLAEDSTFFGDLFPHVVQYQGVLYLEDGLHRAVRTALHQRTAIHARVLVIDG from the coding sequence GTGATATTCAAAGCTGTGGGCGAGGGCCGCCCTTACCCTGACCATGGTTACAACACTCCCAAAGAATGGGCTGCCCTGCCGCCGCGTCCGGTCAGGCTGGACGAGCTGGTGACCACCAAGCGCACCCTGGACCTCGAAGCGCTCCTGGCGGAAGATTCCACGTTCTTTGGCGACCTGTTTCCGCACGTAGTGCAGTACCAGGGGGTCCTGTACCTGGAGGACGGACTGCACCGCGCCGTCCGGACCGCCCTGCACCAGCGAACGGCCATTCACGCCCGTGTCCTGGTTATCGATGGCTAG